The genome window CAAAAGCAGATGTCTGGGTGAGTGAGGAGGACAGAAGTCTGTGATAATCCTGATATGGTGCTCGTAGAGCAGTAACACATACTATATATAAAGCTAAACCCTGTAGCCTCCATTTCTGTAAAACACAGTAGGTTTTGATTTTAGTATACTTTGTGAAACTAATACAATTATTCAGTTACTGGGTGTTTTATAGTGAAACCTAAATTTGACAAAATAGCTCACGGTCAATAGAACAGGTCTTCAGGTCTTTAGACATGTTGAGTAGCAGATGTATATAttcttaaaagttaaaaattgtatttgtaCAGCTCAAAAGCCTAAACTGTTGTTTCTGCTGGTATTTACAGgggaaaatgtatttgttgtgtgacttaactgtgtattactgtgtattcttctcttctcttctgcctttgtttgtgtttggtgcGACGGGGCGTGCATGTGATTGTCTTCTCCAGGCGCTGGGCTGTTTGCTGTACAAGTTGTGTTTCTTCACTCTGCCCTTTGGTGAAAGCCAGGTGGCCATCTGTGATGGCAGTTTCACCATACCAGATAACTCCCGCTACTCTTATGATCTTCACTGCCTCATTCGTTAGTCCTTCTTAAACATTAATTAATGTTCTCAACAACATCAAATTCAGTTTTTCACAAAGTTGTGCACTTGTGGTTGAAGTGTGGATATCTATTGACTAGCGCTCTACTTTTTGAGTCTCACTCCGTTTTTTTCTTCGTGCTGTATTTTCAGGGTACATGCTGGAGCCAGAGCCAGACAAAAGACCAGATATCTACCAGGTGTCCTACTTTGCTTTCAAGCTAGCTCAGCGGACCTGCCCTGTTCAGAATGTGACGGTCAGTCTCTCTCAGCAACAGCGTCAGCTGAAATATTTTGATTGCTTGGCTTTCTCTCATCAGGAATTGATTTTCCTGTCTGTATTCAGTGATATCTGCTATAGGACCTCTGCCTGACCAACCAGTTGTCACACTTTGGGAGGAAAATAAGTGCTAATTCATCAATAGAAAATGCTTTTTGGCACTGATGATATTGTTTATTACTGCCATCTGCAAGAATCAATTCATTGTCAAATTTTGTCTTTGTAACATTGTCACTGATACTGCTGTTCTGTGGAAattcaacaaagattttgtatttttttccataATCCAGAACTCTCCAATTCCTTCTAAACTTCCTGAGCCAATCAAAGCGAGCGAGGCTGCTGCAGCAAAGAAGAGCCAGACTAAGTCCAGGCAAGCGTGACCTGCTTACATTGTATTACCATTAAAGCTGTAGTAACACTACATTTTGTGGAAGTAATTAAGCACAGTAAGTATTCTGATACtcattaaataattattaacacTATTTGCCACGATTAACAAGAGGGCCAACATGCTCCCTTTGTTGCCAGACTGACAGATCCAATTCCCACCACTGAAACCTCCATCACCCCTCGCCAGAGGCCCAAAGCAGCCCATACCCAGCCTGCGGCTGGCATTCTTCCCATCCAGCCTGCTGCTCTCACCCCTCGCAAGCGGGCTAATCTCCCTGGTGGTGCAGCTCAGCCTGTTGGTACGTACAGCACTCTGTCCTTTTTCTTCTATCCGCTACAGGAAAAAGAAACTGAGCTTTTGAGCAAAGATGTGCATAAAGACAGAATTCCTCTAATCCTTTGTGCACACATCGGATGCTACAGTCCTCAGCAGGAACAGATCAAGTATGCAGGTTAAGACTCATGCAAATTAATGCAATCTAACCACAAGCCCACAGTGATTATGAAATGAATTTCTCAACACACTCTGAAACACTGCTTCTGTTAATTTTGTACCTGTTAAAATCACTTAATGTCTTTTATCAGCATTTAACAGGATCTATCGATCTAgatatagatagagagatatatagatagagatatctatctgtctatctaccTATTTATCTATCTGTGGActgtttaatgtaaatataagcTCAAATGCTCTGATAAATCTGTTTATGGAGCTTGATATTTACATTGTTTGGAAACATTTTCCATGCTATTGAGTAATGTGTAGTCTGTGCTCTTTTTAACATCCCACAGGAGTCAACTTAGACCTCTCTCAGccagctgcagctctgcagttaCAGAAGGCTTCAGTTCTGCCACTCATCCAGTCACAAAACAATTCAAGTCAGGCTGCGGCTCCACAGAAGCAGGTACATGCTGACAAACGACACTAAAAAACATTTGTATCAGCCCTACACAAATATAAACTCAGTTGTTTTTGGGACCTGGAGCACTAAGTTATCAAAGGTGGTTCGTAAATGTACAGTAACCTTTTAAATGACAAGGGATTCTGTCACATATCTTGGTGTGATAGCCCGTGCAGTCGGCCGCAGAgtccacaacagcagcagcagtcgtGTCACCAGTGACCAAGGCTGACATCCAACCACAAGCGCAGCCAGTAGTTCACCAACAGACCACACCTCCCTCTACGGTCAGCGCCACCTCCCAGCAGGCTCAGACTCCATCGAGCCCTGCCCCACCTCAACGACCAGCTCGACGCAAGCAGGCCGGCCAGGCTCCGCAGCCAGCTGCTCAGCCTTCACCCAGCAGACCGGCCTCTGGTCAGCCGCCTGgatctcagcagcagcagataaCTCAGCCGTCAGCTGCTCAGGCTCAGCCCGCCTTCAATGAGATCAGCCAAAAGGCAGCTGAGACAGTAAGAGGCCTTCTGCTCACCATCCAGCTTCAAACTGTTTCTgctcatcttcatcatcatcactgtcagaATGAATTATGTATccttccattttatttttccataagACTTGTGTGGCGTGGCTTGGTGTTCTCTTGCTCTATCATGTGTCTCCATATCTAATTATGTatgaaatatactgtaataatattcaCTATGCCTGTTTGTTACATCCTAACTTGTCTGTGTCTTTGGTCTGAGACTTTTTGCCAATAAACAATGTGACTGAATGAAAGGAAAACTTAATAGCATGACTTgtcaacacatttcaacagaTTTGACACTGCGATTTGTGAGATCTTCCAGGAAATATTTCTTGATCTTATGTGTTACTTATTTTCACTCCACGCCTATTTTGATCAGACTCCACCTGCTTCTCCAAAGACAACTGAAGAACAAAGCCACCAACACATACCGAGTGATGCCACAGCGAGCAGCGTTGCTGGAGTCCCAGCGAGTGACTCCTCACAGCAGCCACAAGGACCTAATGGAGATGCTGCCCTCAACCAGTAAGTGGCATGTGTACTGGAACAAACCTGACCAATAGTTCAAATTCTAGTCTTctactgtttgttttattaatgattctttgtgtatttttttacctGTAGATCACTTACATCTCCACCAGGCACCACACAGCCAGTTCAGCTCGGTGTTTGTGACGCAGGCCAGGACCAAAGCAAAGCTGGACCCGCTGTTCTTGCGTCTGCCGGTGCCACCAACACCCCTACACAGCCTGCGTGGAACCCATTTGACGATGACAACTTCTCCAACCTCACTGCAGAGGAATTCAAAACTGAGGACAGAAAGCCTACTGGTAAAGATTGtgtgcatatgtatgtgtgtcgtattttaaaaatgtgatgaaCTCTTGATAACCAGGAGTTCTGTTTTTCCAGACCTACCTATAGAACCTGAGTCAACATCCTGTGAGGAGTTGATACCAGGCCTGCAGGCCTCAACCATGGACAATACACCGCAAGAAAATGGTATGtggcatttcttcttctttttcttcagcATATACCTGGACCCATGAAACTCCACAGACCCTTTTAGTTGTCCTTACACAGTTCAGACTGCcataacaaatttaaaaatatggcAATTAATGAAAGCAGGAAATGAGGGTCTAGAACAAGCAAATGCACAATAGGAATTTAATATTGTGTGAAAACACTGCGGCAAGCACCTTGCATCATGGACAATTTGCATGCATGTGCGTTTGACAACTCATGATAACCCGGTTGGTTAATAGCAGCACATTTCAGTGACACATCAACTACAGACCCAGCTGTCAGAAGTCAAGTAAATTGTCTCCACCCTGTTTAAAAACATCAGACAAGACATGTCcattaacaacagcagcaacccGCTGGCTTATATTTAACATGTGCGTCATTGGTGCTTCTATTTAAAGATGCCATGGAATGGAAAACTTTATTTCCCTTGGCGTAGTCGAATAAAAAGTGTTGAGTGCATGTAACTGACATACCATAAGCCTCAATTTCCATTGTTTCCTCATTCATATATAAATCTCACGCACCCAAAATACCCCGAAAAACAAGCGAATGCCAACAAGGGCTAGACGTTATGTAACATCTGGGATGTTTACGCCCCAAATGTCACATAGACCAGCCCACATTCCAGAGTTAGCAGTCATATGAGCTCATAGAGCTAGACTTGTAGGTTGTGCAGTGTGTCTACAGAAAATGCTTTTACGGTTATGaaggaaaggtaaatatttCCTAGTTTTGTGCTCTGCCTCAAATTtgtgatttatgaagtttcCCAGTGGatagatagctttacttgttgtagggctggacaataaaacaataacaataattattgcaatataatttttctcaataacaatatattaaaggttcaataaatgttcacttgaatcatacacaaattaggacttcatttttttttttattaagatgtttctttttttgaagagaaaggactgaaaaaagctttttacttaattttactcatgcatacttgttagcaaagattttatcataaattgttttgaatgttctacgcTACAGGTTGCTAACCACTAGTTGTTGCTAACACTAGCTCCTGTTATCAGCTGGCTCGGAACCAGCGTTCCAAAGCTTATGTACTAATGTTAGAGGTGTAAATATCAACACACCTCTGGagctagctgcatggctaactcAGCAGCTAACTTAGTAGCAGCTGCTGTTAGCCGTGGTTGCTGCTAAAGTAACCAGTAACTCATAAAGTTGGCAAAAGTGGAGGGAGAGCAGCcagaataaagttgtgtttttgtacaataATCAGCGAGGGCTAGTCTCACACAACAGGCCTTGATTTAGTGAGGTGCAGCTAAGCCCCACCCCGCTTGGGGAAGtgggccaatcagaagcaagtggGCTTTCAGGGAGGGGGGAGGCGgtggggcttaaagagacaggagctaaaacgGAGTGTGAAAACGTGCTGAAGAAGTGGACAGGATGAGAAAcatgatgtgttttttgaacatgaaaacattttctagtagaaaccctaaatgcaagtatgaacctgaaaatgagcattctaCGTCACCTTTAAACAGACTGTGTTTTACCTGTGAAGTAGAGCTGTGAGTGATCAACTTGTGTATCAGAGATCTGTGCTCGAGGAGGATATAGAACGACCAAAACTTGAGCAAAATGAAGCAGAGGGAGTTCAGTGAGCATATAGTGTGTTTCTGGAGTGGGTTTAACACCCCCCTGTCCCCCGCAATTGTGTGCTTGGTGATGGTTATAAGGACATCATTCCTGTCAACTGTCAGACAATAGCACAAGTTAGCATGCAAGTCTGTGGATGTCGAAACAAAGCTAATATaaagatttctttctttctttggtaAGGTGGCTCAGACGGTGATTTACACTAAAAATATCATTATAAGTTGTTCCCCACTGCCCGCTACCTCACTGGTGTGCTGATGCCAGATAATGCATTGTACCGCACACGTCTGAAGGAATATAATGTCAAGCCAAGAGGTAAACCTCTTAATGCACGTGATCCATTAATTTGAAAGCTTTAAAAAGCTTGAAAACCAAG of Micropterus dolomieu isolate WLL.071019.BEF.003 ecotype Adirondacks linkage group LG13, ASM2129224v1, whole genome shotgun sequence contains these proteins:
- the aak1b gene encoding AP2-associated protein kinase 1 isoform X2 — protein: MRKFFDSRRELVSSGPGSGGGGSSSGSGHAGGNFIGRAFTVGRHQVTVDEIIAEGGFAIVFLVRTNQGVRCALKRMYVNNEHDLQVCKREIQIMKDLVGHKNIVGYLDSSITAMGSRDVWEVLILMDYCKGGQVVNLMNQRLQTGFTEAEVLQIFCDTCDAVSRLHQRKTPIIHRDLKVENILLHDKGHYVLCDFGSATNKFQSPQTEGVAAVEEEIKKYTTLSYRAPEMVNLYNNKLITTKADVWALGCLLYKLCFFTLPFGESQVAICDGSFTIPDNSRYSYDLHCLIRYMLEPEPDKRPDIYQVSYFAFKLAQRTCPVQNVTNSPIPSKLPEPIKASEAAAAKKSQTKSRLTDPIPTTETSITPRQRPKAAHTQPAAGILPIQPAALTPRKRANLPGGAAQPVGVNLDLSQPAAALQLQKASVLPLIQSQNNSSQAAAPQKQPVQSAAESTTAAAVVSPVTKADIQPQAQPVVHQQTTPPSTVSATSQQAQTPSSPAPPQRPARRKQAGQAPQPAAQPSPSRPASGQPPGSQQQQITQPSAAQAQPAFNEISQKAAETTPPASPKTTEEQSHQHIPSDATASSVAGVPASDSSQQPQGPNGDAALNQSLTSPPGTTQPVQLGVCDAGQDQSKAGPAVLASAGATNTPTQPAWNPFDDDNFSNLTAEEFKTEDRKPTDLPIEPESTSCEELIPGLQASTMDNTPQENVERPSTIIDVDSGASLLVVPDPFCTLELSEKLIEGLKSPDTSSLMLPDLLSLSDPFGGSVEESAKEPLTADDSLLGSLISGPSVPQAASSATSSISSAPTSAASALDDFSLLSGDSAQPKADSSLLISDFEPQQANAEAATEDEFDPIPVTGRKNSQVSGGHSRSNSGGSESSLPSLARSMLLVDQLIDL